One segment of Apus apus isolate bApuApu2 chromosome 1, bApuApu2.pri.cur, whole genome shotgun sequence DNA contains the following:
- the LOC127389350 gene encoding cell cycle control protein 50C-like: MKNKTSFIPQEGEAPRPSRCPDNSAFKQQKLPAWKPQLTIVTVLSTFFLTGAFCLSVGVCLILSANSVQEIQIDYSDKCSDCSKLRENTSNWNKECHCSVNFTLKEDILGDVFMYYGLQNFYQNHRRYMMSRSNAQLLGRNVNVRKSYCAPFATYRNGTPMAPCGAIANSMFNDTIDLFYNHNSSVIQVPLLKTGNSWWTDKNVKFRNPKSYNLSSAFAGTARPPYWQKPVYLLDEEDEQNNGYMNEDFIVWMRVSAFASFRNLYRRVRRIRQFADGLPAGNYTFHISYNFPVAKFKGRKHVILSTVVWSGGSNPFLGIAYVVSGTAATLTGFVITAIHLKLRKKKTYFQRE, translated from the exons atgaaaaacaagacaaGCTTTATCCCCCAAGAAGGAGAGGCACCACGTCCTTCCAGATGTCCGGATAACAGTGCCTTCAAACAACAGAAGCTACCAGCTTGGAAGCCCCAGCTTACCATTGTGACTGTGCTctccaccttcttcctcacGGGCGCATTCTGCCTTTCGGTGGGAGTCTGCCTCATACTGTCTGCAAACAGTGTCCAAGAAATCcag ATTGATTATTCAGATAAATGCTCAGATTGTTCAAAACTCCGTGAAAATACCTCTAATTGGAATAAGGAATGCCACTGTTCTGTTAATTTCACCCTGAAGGAAGATATATTG GGTGATGTTTTTATGTACTATGGCCTGCAAAACTTCTATCAAAACCACCGTCGATACATGATGTCAAGAAGTAACGCACAATTGTTGGGTCGAAATGTAAAT GTTCGGAAGAGCTACTGCGCACCCTTCGCCACCTACCGAAACGGGACGCCCATGGCTCCATGTGGTGCTATTGCCAACAGCATGTTCAATG ATACTATTGATCTTTTTTACAATCATAACTCATCTGTTATTCAAGTACCGCTGCTGAAGACTGGAAACAGTTGGTGGACagataaaaatgtgaaatttcGCAATCCAAAATCATACAATCTCTCCTCTGCATTTGCAG GGACAGCAAGACCTCCTTACTGGCAGAAACCAGTATATTTGTTGGACGAGGAAGATGAACAGAACAACGGTTACATGAATGAAGACTTCATTGTCTGGATGCGTGTGTCAGCCTTTGCCTCCTTCAGAAATCTTTACCGTCGTGTCAGACGGATAAGGCAGTTTGCAGATGGCCTCCCAGCAGGGAATTACACTTTCCATATTTCCTATA ATTTCCCTGTTGCCAAATTCAAGGGGAGGAAGCATGTGATTCTTTCAACCGTGGTTTGGAGTGGAGGAAGTAACCCATTTCTGGGAATTGCCTACGTGGTTTCTGGCACAGCAGCAACTCTGACAGGTTTTGTCATAACTGCCATCCACTTGAAGCtcagaaaaaagaagacataCTTTCAGAGGGAATAA